Within Pseudomonas sp. LBUM920, the genomic segment ACTTTGGCTTTGTCGAGAAATTCGCGACAGTGCGCGACGGTCTGCTGCGTGGCCTCCACCATCGGCAAGTGGCCGATGCCTTCAAGAATTTCCAGGCGCGCATGCGGGATCCCCTCAAGCCAGGTTTGCGCGCTGGCAACGGGCACCATGCGGTCCTCCCGGCCCCACAGGATCAGGCTTGGCACGCGTACGTGCGGCAACCAGGGCTCCATGCGCGGGCTGTCGGAAAAGTTCGCGAAAATCTCCGCCAGCTCCGCGCGGCGCTTGATGTAGCTTTGCGCCTCGGCCGCCAATAACACTTCGGGGATGAAAGGCGGTGCCGCCATGGTCATGGCGAAAAACCGGTCGAATTGCTGACGGGTGCGAATCAGAAACGGGTTATCGCCACTATTGACCAACGCTTCGACTTCGTTGGGCTGCGGCAGATTCACGCCCGCGGCGCCAATCAAACCCAGCGACAGCACGCGTTCCGGATAATGAGTGGCCAACCAGCTGGCGACATACGCGCCCATGGAACTGCCAATAACGTGCACTTTGTCGACCTGGCAGGCGTCCAGCAGCGCCACCATGCGCCGCGCCTGGGCCGCGATGCTGTAGTCGCCGCCC encodes:
- a CDS encoding alpha/beta fold hydrolase; the encoded protein is MLVIVGVLALVPVWIWWTYPRVGNVLFALIAWVEARRSRLKTLNVPIKGMTLATYQGGDTHAPALLLVHGFSADKGVWLGFARHFVDAYRVIIPDLAGHGKTAFVTGGDYSIAAQARRMVALLDACQVDKVHVIGSSMGAYVASWLATHYPERVLSLGLIGAAGVNLPQPNEVEALVNSGDNPFLIRTRQQFDRFFAMTMAAPPFIPEVLLAAEAQSYIKRRAELAEIFANFSDSPRMEPWLPHVRVPSLILWGREDRMVPVASAQTWLEGIPHARLEILEGIGHLPMVEATQQTVAHCREFLDKAKVYSSIRP